In Flavobacteriaceae bacterium, the following proteins share a genomic window:
- a CDS encoding enoyl-CoA hydratase/isomerase family protein — MSDPYVKQTIENEVGTIEFFHPAHNSLPGNILSKLAETITEAGKNDAIKVIVLKSGGERTFCAGASFKELISIDDAETGRVFFSGFANVINAMRKCPKFIIGRIQGKTVGGGVGLASATDYCMATKFAAIKLSELNIGIGPFVVGPAVERKLGLSGMSQIAIDANSFYPAEWAKQKGLFTQVFDTTEELDEAVKAFSENLCTYNTEAMKEMKTIFWNGTEHWDSLLMERAEISGRLVLSDFTKEKLKGFK, encoded by the coding sequence ATGAGTGATCCATACGTAAAACAAACTATAGAAAATGAAGTAGGAACTATCGAGTTTTTTCACCCTGCTCATAACTCTTTACCAGGGAATATATTATCGAAATTAGCAGAAACAATTACTGAAGCTGGGAAAAATGATGCAATTAAAGTCATTGTTTTAAAGAGTGGAGGTGAGCGTACCTTTTGCGCAGGAGCAAGCTTTAAAGAACTAATTAGTATTGATGATGCAGAGACAGGGCGTGTGTTCTTTTCTGGATTTGCCAATGTAATTAATGCCATGCGTAAATGTCCAAAATTTATTATTGGACGAATCCAAGGAAAAACAGTTGGAGGAGGAGTTGGTTTAGCATCTGCAACAGATTATTGTATGGCAACCAAATTTGCTGCGATAAAATTAAGTGAATTAAATATTGGTATTGGCCCTTTTGTAGTTGGTCCGGCAGTAGAACGCAAATTAGGGTTAAGCGGAATGTCTCAAATTGCGATTGATGCAAACAGCTTTTATCCAGCAGAGTGGGCAAAACAAAAAGGATTGTTCACACAAGTATTTGATACTACTGAAGAATTAGATGAAGCAGTTAAAGCGTTTTCTGAAAATTTGTGTACATACAATACAGAAGCGATGAAAGAAATGAAAACCATTTTTTGGAATGGAACAGAACATTGGGATTCATTATTAATGGAGCGTGCAGAAATAAGTGGACGCTTAGTATTAAGTGACTTTACAAAAGAAAAATTAAAAGGATTTAAATAA
- a CDS encoding transferase hexapeptide repeat family protein, with the protein MIYQFKGYTPVVHETSFVHPLAAVTGNVIIGENCYIGPGAAIRGDWGQIILEDGVNVQENCTVHMFPGKSITLKESAHIGHGAIIHGANIGKNVLVGMNTVIMDDAEIGDESIIGAMAFVKAETKIPNRSLVVGNPAKIIKQVSDEMIGWKTKGTELYQQLPADCHESLKAVEPLREVPEHMKLQEDVYKTLRDFMKK; encoded by the coding sequence ATGATTTACCAATTTAAAGGATATACACCAGTAGTTCACGAAACTAGTTTCGTACACCCTTTAGCGGCAGTAACAGGAAATGTTATTATTGGTGAAAATTGTTATATCGGCCCGGGAGCAGCTATTCGAGGTGACTGGGGGCAAATTATTTTAGAAGATGGAGTAAATGTACAAGAGAATTGTACAGTACATATGTTTCCAGGAAAATCTATAACTTTAAAAGAAAGTGCACATATAGGTCACGGAGCTATTATCCATGGAGCTAATATTGGTAAAAATGTATTAGTAGGAATGAACACGGTTATTATGGATGATGCAGAAATAGGAGATGAAAGTATTATAGGAGCTATGGCATTTGTAAAAGCAGAAACTAAAATTCCTAACCGAAGTTTAGTAGTTGGTAATCCAGCAAAAATAATTAAACAAGTTAGTGATGAGATGATCGGTTGGAAAACAAAAGGAACAGAACTGTATCAGCAATTACCGGCAGATTGTCATGAAAGTTTAAAAGCAGTTGAGCCATTACGAGAAGTACCAGAGCATATGAAATTACAAGAAGATGTTTATAAAACACTTCGTGATTTTATGAAGAAATAA
- a CDS encoding 2-oxo acid dehydrogenase subunit E2, which yields MSKVELKMPKMGESITEGTIINWLINEGDTFEEGDIILEVATDKVDNEVPATANGTLIKTMFQAKDVVAVGEVIAILEVSEEASSKEEKAVIQNDSNESNPQKREVKKAKQPSLPNSTSFSVNNTNTFFSPLIISIAKEHHISYEELARIPATGNEGRLRKSDVFQYIEDGRPFKFAQPIAQPDPTAYRIPQLDLDKGTGKIVEMDRMRQMIADRMVYSKHTSPHVTAYVEADLTNMVNWRNANKTPFQEKHGEKLTFTPLFVEAVAKAIKDFPNINASVDGSNIIIKEDINIGMAAALPSGNLIVPVVKNADSKNLKQLASDVNSLSSKARDNKLSGDDIKGSTFTISNVGTFGSLMGTPIINQPEVAILALGIIKKRAEVIEKPEGDTIEIRSMMYLSLSFDHRIVDGYLGGSFLRRVADYLEQFDVNRNY from the coding sequence ATGTCGAAAGTAGAATTAAAAATGCCTAAAATGGGCGAGAGTATAACAGAAGGAACCATTATTAATTGGTTAATTAATGAAGGCGATACTTTTGAAGAAGGTGATATTATTTTAGAAGTTGCTACAGATAAGGTGGATAATGAAGTGCCTGCAACTGCTAATGGAACATTAATAAAAACGATGTTTCAAGCTAAAGATGTAGTTGCAGTAGGAGAAGTAATAGCTATTTTAGAAGTTTCTGAAGAAGCATCTTCAAAAGAGGAGAAAGCTGTCATTCAGAATGATAGCAATGAATCTAATCCTCAGAAAAGAGAAGTGAAAAAAGCAAAACAGCCATCATTACCAAATTCAACATCATTTTCAGTAAACAATACAAATACGTTCTTTTCACCATTAATTATTTCGATAGCAAAAGAGCATCATATCAGTTATGAAGAGCTTGCTCGTATACCAGCAACAGGTAACGAAGGGCGTTTGCGTAAGAGTGATGTATTTCAATATATAGAAGACGGGCGACCATTTAAGTTCGCACAACCCATTGCACAACCAGATCCCACAGCATATCGTATTCCACAATTGGATTTAGATAAAGGCACCGGTAAAATTGTAGAGATGGATCGTATGCGTCAGATGATTGCAGATCGTATGGTGTATTCAAAGCACACATCACCTCATGTTACAGCCTATGTAGAAGCCGATTTAACTAATATGGTTAATTGGAGAAACGCGAATAAAACCCCGTTTCAAGAAAAGCATGGAGAAAAGCTAACATTTACACCTTTATTTGTTGAAGCAGTAGCAAAAGCGATAAAAGACTTTCCGAATATTAATGCATCAGTAGATGGTAGTAATATTATTATAAAAGAAGATATTAATATTGGTATGGCTGCAGCATTACCAAGCGGAAACTTAATCGTTCCTGTAGTAAAAAATGCAGACTCTAAAAACCTAAAACAATTAGCTTCAGATGTTAACTCACTGTCATCAAAAGCAAGAGATAATAAGCTTAGTGGCGATGATATTAAAGGAAGCACTTTTACAATTTCTAATGTTGGAACGTTTGGAAGTTTAATGGGAACACCTATTATTAATCAGCCAGAAGTTGCCATTTTGGCCTTAGGAATTATTAAAAAACGTGCAGAGGTTATTGAAAAACCTGAAGGTGATACTATAGAGATTCGTAGTATGATGTATTTATCCTTATCATTTGATCACCGTATTGTTGATGGCTACTTAGGAGGAAGTTTTTTAAGAAGAGTTGCTGATTATTTAGAGCAATTTGATGTAAATAGAAATTATTAA
- a CDS encoding branched-chain amino acid aminotransferase: protein MSYNINITKIETSKVSELDFNNIPLGKTFTDHMFICDYEDGQWVNPRVEPLELIPTHPAAMALHYGQAIFEGMKATIDTNGVPMLFRPEKNATRLNLSAARMGMPDFPEDLFVEGLKQLVAIEKDWIPPAEGSALYLRPFMYADEPFIGMRAATHYKFIIIASPSNPLYSNRIKLYAETKYIRAAEGGTGEAKAAGNYAAAIRPTELAKAKGYDQVLWLDAHNFNYIQEVGTMNIFFKINGEIVTPNLDGSILHGITRLSVIELLRSKDFKVTERPITIEEIIEASNNGTLEEAFGAGTAVGIAMIQEIGYKDSVIHVSDESPTAQMVLDTLDGVRSGKLEDTLNWMVKINS from the coding sequence ATGAGTTACAATATCAACATAACAAAAATAGAAACTTCTAAAGTTTCAGAATTAGATTTTAATAATATCCCTTTAGGAAAAACATTTACAGATCATATGTTTATCTGTGATTATGAAGATGGACAATGGGTAAATCCTCGTGTGGAACCATTAGAATTGATTCCTACGCATCCTGCAGCAATGGCTTTACATTACGGACAAGCTATTTTTGAAGGAATGAAAGCTACAATAGATACTAATGGAGTTCCAATGTTATTTCGCCCAGAGAAAAATGCAACTCGATTAAATTTAAGTGCAGCTCGTATGGGAATGCCTGATTTTCCTGAAGATTTATTTGTAGAAGGTTTAAAACAATTAGTCGCAATAGAAAAAGATTGGATCCCTCCAGCTGAAGGGAGCGCCCTATATTTAAGACCGTTTATGTATGCAGACGAACCATTTATTGGGATGAGAGCAGCTACTCATTATAAATTTATCATTATAGCATCTCCATCAAATCCGTTGTATAGTAATCGGATTAAATTATACGCAGAAACTAAATATATTAGAGCTGCAGAAGGAGGAACAGGTGAAGCTAAAGCAGCAGGTAATTATGCTGCTGCGATCCGTCCAACAGAGCTAGCAAAAGCTAAAGGTTATGATCAAGTGTTATGGTTAGATGCACATAACTTTAATTATATCCAAGAAGTTGGTACCATGAATATTTTCTTCAAAATTAATGGAGAAATTGTTACACCAAATTTAGATGGATCTATTTTACATGGTATTACACGTTTAAGTGTGATTGAGTTATTGAGAAGTAAAGATTTTAAGGTAACCGAACGACCAATTACTATTGAAGAGATTATTGAAGCCTCTAATAATGGAACATTAGAAGAAGCATTTGGAGCAGGTACTGCTGTGGGTATAGCGATGATTCAAGAGATTGGATATAAAGATTCTGTTATTCATGTCTCAGATGAAAGCCCAACAGCTCAAATGGTATTAGATACATTAGATGGTGTGCGTTCAGGGAAACTAGAAGATACATTAAATTGGATGGTTAAAATTAATAGTTAG
- a CDS encoding tungsten formylmethanofuran dehydrogenase yields MNMNKSILEKGFSNLCTAKALTELYEANFKQVSKYVHATSRGHEAIQTALGLQLLPQDYAFPYYRDDAMLLAFGMQPYDLMLQLLAKKEDPFSAGRTYYSHPSLKDIDKPKIPHQSSATGMQAIPATGVAMGMQYLEQQDLKNVILDESQVLKENPITVCSLGDASVTEGEIAEAFQMAALKQMPILYLVQDNGWDISANAAETRAQNAYEYAQGFHGLEAISIDGANFTESYQALEKVIATIRKERRPFLVHAKTPLLNHHTSGVRMEWYRDDLEEARSRDPYPVLKQQLLDAGFTKQEVETIEASAKARVQSDFEKALQAEDPTPEDLFTHDFAPTPITEEVGERFPKRDEKVVMVDCALFAVEELMKKHKECLLYGQDVGGRLGGVFREAATLAQKFGDNRVFNTPIQEAFIVGSTVGMSAVGLKPIVEVQFADYIWPGLNQLFTEVSRSCYLTNGKWPVSMILRVPIGAYGSGGPYHSSSVESVITNIRGIKIAYPSNGADLKGLMKAAYYDPNPVVILEHKGLYWSKVPGTKGATSIEPAEDYILPFGKANVLQEIWKQEDKETLTIVSYGMGVHWAMNATKGMREQVEVIDLRTLYPLDEDSIMKSVKKTGKCLVVTEEPTNNSFARALSGRIQEECFKYLDAPVMTIGSENMPAIPLNSTLEQTMIPSTEKVRVKIEELLNY; encoded by the coding sequence ATTAATATGAATAAAAGTATTTTAGAAAAAGGATTTTCAAATCTTTGTACAGCAAAGGCATTAACCGAATTGTATGAAGCAAATTTTAAACAAGTTTCAAAATATGTACATGCGACGTCTCGTGGTCACGAAGCCATTCAAACAGCTTTAGGGTTACAGCTATTACCACAAGATTATGCATTTCCGTACTATCGTGACGACGCAATGCTATTGGCTTTTGGTATGCAACCTTATGATTTAATGTTGCAATTATTAGCAAAAAAGGAAGATCCCTTTTCTGCTGGGCGTACTTATTATTCACATCCAAGTTTAAAAGATATTGATAAACCTAAAATACCACACCAATCTTCAGCAACAGGAATGCAAGCCATACCTGCAACTGGAGTTGCGATGGGAATGCAATATCTTGAACAACAAGATTTAAAAAATGTAATTCTTGATGAAAGTCAAGTGCTTAAAGAAAACCCAATTACAGTATGTAGTTTAGGTGATGCTTCAGTCACAGAAGGAGAAATAGCAGAAGCATTTCAAATGGCAGCATTAAAGCAAATGCCAATACTATATTTAGTACAAGATAATGGTTGGGATATCTCCGCAAACGCAGCAGAAACAAGAGCTCAAAATGCATATGAATACGCGCAAGGGTTTCATGGCTTAGAAGCTATTTCTATCGATGGCGCAAATTTCACAGAAAGTTATCAAGCGCTAGAAAAAGTAATAGCTACTATTCGTAAAGAACGCCGTCCGTTTTTAGTACACGCTAAAACACCATTATTAAATCACCATACATCAGGGGTACGTATGGAATGGTATCGTGATGATTTAGAAGAAGCTCGTTCTCGTGATCCATACCCAGTATTAAAACAACAATTATTAGATGCTGGTTTTACAAAACAAGAAGTTGAAACCATAGAAGCTTCTGCAAAAGCAAGAGTACAATCCGATTTTGAAAAAGCATTACAAGCAGAAGATCCAACACCAGAAGATTTATTTACTCATGATTTTGCTCCAACACCAATTACTGAAGAAGTAGGTGAGCGTTTCCCAAAACGTGATGAGAAAGTGGTGATGGTAGATTGTGCCTTATTCGCTGTAGAAGAGTTAATGAAGAAACATAAAGAATGTTTGCTATATGGGCAAGATGTAGGAGGACGTTTAGGGGGTGTATTTCGTGAAGCTGCTACTTTAGCACAAAAATTTGGAGACAACCGTGTGTTTAATACGCCAATTCAAGAAGCATTTATTGTAGGGTCTACAGTGGGGATGTCTGCAGTTGGATTAAAACCAATAGTTGAGGTTCAGTTTGCAGATTATATTTGGCCAGGATTGAATCAATTATTTACTGAGGTAAGTCGTAGTTGTTATTTAACAAATGGAAAATGGCCAGTGTCAATGATTCTTCGTGTGCCTATTGGAGCTTATGGTAGTGGTGGCCCATATCATTCATCATCTGTAGAAAGTGTGATTACTAATATTCGAGGAATTAAAATAGCATACCCAAGTAATGGTGCTGATTTAAAAGGTTTGATGAAAGCTGCATACTACGATCCAAACCCTGTAGTTATTCTGGAGCATAAAGGGTTGTATTGGTCTAAAGTTCCTGGTACTAAAGGTGCAACATCAATTGAGCCAGCTGAAGATTATATTTTACCATTTGGAAAGGCTAATGTACTACAGGAGATCTGGAAGCAAGAAGATAAAGAAACATTAACTATTGTAAGTTATGGTATGGGAGTACATTGGGCGATGAATGCAACTAAAGGTATGCGTGAACAAGTTGAGGTCATTGATTTAAGAACATTATATCCTTTAGATGAAGATTCAATAATGAAATCAGTTAAGAAAACAGGAAAATGTTTAGTGGTTACAGAAGAACCTACTAATAATAGTTTTGCAAGAGCTTTATCAGGTAGAATTCAAGAAGAATGTTTTAAATATCTAGATGCACCGGTAATGACTATTGGTAGTGAAAATATGCCAGCAATCCCTTTAAATTCTACATTAGAGCAGACGATGATTCCATCTACTGAAAAGGTAAGAGTTAAGATTGAAGAGTTACTGAATTATTAA
- a CDS encoding phytanoyl-CoA dioxygenase, with translation MNYHNNSIELKENGYSILSNLYTSDEVEQILTCIEKIEIENDSSTKTKDLFAIRQLVKNVPELGDLLFNKKLIQLMSDLYDSHYFLTKSIYFDKPSTSNWFVGYHQDLSISVDKKLELEGYHNWTFKKGLYGVQPPIQILEDTIIVRIHLDDTNENNGALRVIPKSHLNGAIRSKSEHWNLENEKICKVKKGGIMLMKPLTLHASNRTTNGKKRRVIHLEFNKHNLAQPLNWLEKREVNIA, from the coding sequence ATGAATTATCACAATAATAGCATAGAGTTAAAGGAAAATGGATATTCTATTTTGAGTAATTTATATACTTCAGATGAAGTTGAACAGATTTTGACTTGTATAGAAAAGATTGAAATTGAAAATGACTCATCTACAAAAACAAAAGATTTATTTGCAATCCGTCAGCTTGTAAAAAATGTTCCTGAATTAGGCGACTTACTTTTCAATAAGAAGTTAATTCAATTAATGTCTGATCTGTATGATTCTCATTATTTTCTAACCAAGTCTATTTATTTTGATAAACCTAGCACTTCAAATTGGTTTGTTGGGTATCATCAAGATTTAAGTATTTCAGTTGATAAGAAACTTGAATTAGAAGGTTATCATAATTGGACTTTTAAGAAAGGTTTATATGGGGTTCAACCACCAATCCAAATTTTAGAGGATACAATTATTGTTAGAATTCATTTAGATGATACAAATGAAAATAATGGCGCTCTAAGAGTTATTCCTAAATCACATCTTAATGGAGCTATTCGTTCCAAATCTGAACATTGGAATTTAGAAAATGAAAAAATTTGCAAGGTAAAAAAAGGTGGTATTATGCTAATGAAACCATTAACTCTACACGCATCTAATAGAACGACTAATGGTAAGAAAAGAAGAGTAATTCATTTAGAATTTAATAAACACAATCTTGCACAACCATTAAATTGGTTAGAAAAGCGTGAAGTTAATATTGCTTGA
- a CDS encoding alcohol dehydrogenase, with translation MKAAVFEKFQGPISIQNVEDPSPHLDGVVIKVSATGLCRSDWHGWMGHDSDIDLPHIPGHELAGIIEAVGKNVRNFKIGDRVTVPFVCGCGTCGQCISGNHQVCDTQSQPGFTHWGSFAEYVALDYADTNLVKLPEEITDVTAATLGCRFITSYRAIVAQGKVSGGQYVAIHGCGGVGLSAIMIANALGAQVIAIDINKETLDFARSLGAVATINASNHVNVIEEIKSLTNGGAHVSMDALGSAVTCFNSISGLRKRGKHIQVGLMTGDYQDAKVPMARILADELEVIGSHGMQAFKYPEMLEMIKNGKLHPEKLIDRTISLQESTTELPNMNTFENKGVLVIDSF, from the coding sequence GTGAAAGCAGCAGTTTTTGAAAAATTTCAAGGGCCTATAAGCATACAAAATGTAGAAGATCCATCACCGCACTTAGATGGTGTAGTGATAAAAGTAAGTGCAACTGGATTATGCCGTAGTGATTGGCATGGATGGATGGGTCATGATAGTGATATCGATTTACCTCATATACCTGGTCATGAATTGGCAGGTATAATTGAAGCCGTTGGTAAGAATGTGAGGAATTTTAAGATTGGAGATCGTGTTACAGTGCCTTTTGTTTGTGGATGTGGCACCTGTGGGCAATGTATTTCTGGAAATCATCAAGTTTGTGATACGCAATCGCAACCTGGATTTACACACTGGGGTTCTTTTGCAGAATATGTAGCGTTGGATTATGCAGATACCAATTTAGTGAAACTTCCAGAAGAAATCACGGATGTGACAGCTGCAACATTAGGCTGCCGTTTTATTACCTCGTATCGAGCTATTGTTGCACAAGGAAAAGTATCTGGAGGTCAATATGTGGCTATTCATGGTTGTGGAGGTGTAGGATTATCAGCCATTATGATTGCTAATGCCTTAGGAGCACAAGTGATTGCGATTGATATTAATAAAGAAACATTAGATTTTGCTAGATCATTAGGAGCAGTAGCGACAATAAATGCTTCTAATCACGTCAATGTAATAGAAGAAATTAAATCTTTAACCAATGGTGGAGCACATGTGTCTATGGATGCTTTAGGGAGTGCAGTTACATGCTTCAATTCGATTTCAGGTTTACGAAAACGAGGTAAACATATTCAAGTAGGTTTAATGACGGGTGATTACCAAGATGCAAAAGTACCAATGGCTAGAATATTAGCAGATGAGTTAGAAGTGATTGGAAGTCATGGAATGCAGGCATTTAAATATCCTGAAATGTTAGAAATGATTAAAAACGGAAAACTACATCCAGAAAAATTAATAGACCGTACAATTAGCCTTCAAGAATCAACCACCGAATTACCTAACATGAACACTTTTGAAAATAAAGGAGTATTGGTTATCGATTCATTTTAA
- a CDS encoding amidohydrolase translates to MKNNIIVIFILSLLVSCKSEQKEIFDMVLTNGNVINIETGVIEQQDIFINDGRIVNITAIGKNINFTSEVTVDASDKYVLPGFWDNHVHFRGGDTLIQANKEFLKLFMMNGITTVRDAGGDMTPSVIKWNSQIDKGELMGPTIFTSGPKLDGPSATWAGSLVVENVEDISKALDSLQKLKTDFVKIYDSRISREAFLETVSQATERGLITSGHMPFTVELKENIEAGIGAIEHLYYVLKGCSSQEKEITQAIINREYGFWQSMAKLIATYDETIAQSTFQNLKNNNVYVVPTLHIGNVLSYLDEDDHSNDAYLKIMHKGIIKTYQGRINGALNGSEKARQDRKALNTFFKELSKSLNNAGVNLLAGSDSGAFNSYTYPGISLHKELEAMVASGISTLNALQTSGYNGSKFLKKDKDYGVIAVGKVADLILLNANPLEDIKQTRNIYRVIKNNQEYNPKTIAEEINCPDCVSQ, encoded by the coding sequence ATGAAAAATAATATAATTGTCATTTTTATTCTATCATTATTAGTAAGCTGTAAAAGTGAGCAAAAGGAGATTTTCGATATGGTGCTTACAAATGGTAATGTAATTAATATCGAAACAGGAGTTATTGAACAACAAGATATATTTATAAATGATGGACGCATTGTAAATATTACTGCAATAGGTAAGAATATTAATTTTACTTCTGAAGTAACAGTTGATGCTTCAGATAAATATGTGCTTCCTGGTTTTTGGGATAATCATGTGCATTTTAGAGGAGGTGATACTTTGATTCAAGCTAATAAAGAGTTTTTAAAATTATTTATGATGAATGGTATTACTACTGTTCGTGATGCTGGAGGTGATATGACACCATCTGTTATTAAATGGAATTCTCAAATTGATAAAGGCGAACTAATGGGGCCTACTATTTTTACATCTGGACCTAAATTAGATGGTCCTAGTGCAACTTGGGCTGGATCATTAGTTGTTGAAAATGTAGAAGATATTTCTAAAGCGTTAGATTCTCTTCAAAAACTGAAAACCGATTTTGTTAAAATTTATGATAGTAGAATCTCTAGAGAAGCTTTTTTAGAAACTGTTTCTCAAGCTACAGAAAGAGGTTTAATTACTTCAGGACATATGCCATTTACAGTTGAATTAAAAGAAAATATAGAAGCAGGAATAGGTGCTATTGAACATTTATATTATGTATTGAAAGGATGTTCTTCTCAAGAAAAAGAAATTACACAAGCAATTATTAATCGCGAATATGGATTTTGGCAATCCATGGCAAAATTGATTGCTACTTATGATGAAACTATTGCACAAAGCACATTTCAAAACTTAAAGAATAACAATGTATATGTAGTGCCAACACTTCATATAGGGAATGTATTAAGTTATTTAGATGAAGATGATCATAGTAATGATGCTTACTTGAAAATTATGCATAAAGGCATTATAAAAACCTATCAAGGTCGTATTAATGGTGCTTTAAATGGATCTGAAAAAGCAAGGCAAGATCGAAAAGCTTTAAACACGTTTTTTAAAGAACTATCAAAATCATTAAATAATGCAGGAGTAAATTTATTAGCAGGATCAGATAGCGGAGCATTTAATTCATACACCTATCCAGGAATTTCATTACATAAAGAATTAGAAGCAATGGTAGCTTCAGGAATTTCTACATTAAATGCGTTACAAACGTCAGGATACAATGGTTCAAAATTCCTTAAAAAAGATAAAGATTATGGAGTAATAGCTGTTGGTAAAGTTGCTGATTTGATATTGCTAAATGCGAATCCATTAGAAGATATAAAACAAACTAGAAATATTTATAGAGTTATTAAAAATAATCAAGAGTACAATCCAAAAACTATAGCAGAAGAAATTAATTGCCCGGATTGTGTTTCTCAATAA
- a CDS encoding amidohydrolase: MKKIIIIACAFIAFSCAKPQEKVSPSAILISNANVIDVRTGNIIEKRQIVIDSGKIQQISETVINPEGYGTTIDGAGKFLMPGLAEMHAHIPQPSTRNPEIVDETLFLYLSNGITTIRGMLGGPSHLELREKAKNNEILSPRIYTSSPSLNGNSIRTKEEAIQKVTAYKNAGYDFLKMHPGIQLEVFDAAIKTAKELGLPYAGHVPVDVGVRHAMESGYASIDHVDGFLEGLVPQSANVNPNDNGFFGYGFTPLADVSNIDELVTMAKENKVWIVSTQSLYERWFAPVTGDELLKDPEMKYMAASTLANWKRRKAEYTETDDFSVSQWEKFNEIRRELMRKLQAGGHGMLLGSDAPQLFNVPGFSIHHEIDGMLRAGLTPAQIIESGTINPAIYFGEEKTFGEVKEGLDADLILLNANPLENMKALKEISGVMVRGRWLSKDEIDAKLAEIAERNINK; this comes from the coding sequence ATGAAAAAAATTATCATTATTGCCTGTGCCTTTATAGCATTTTCTTGTGCCAAGCCTCAAGAAAAAGTTAGCCCTTCAGCCATTTTAATTTCTAATGCTAATGTTATTGATGTTCGTACTGGTAACATTATAGAAAAACGTCAAATAGTTATAGATTCGGGGAAAATTCAACAAATATCTGAAACCGTTATAAATCCTGAAGGATATGGTACTACTATAGATGGGGCTGGAAAATTTTTAATGCCTGGACTTGCAGAAATGCATGCACATATTCCGCAACCTTCAACTAGAAACCCAGAGATTGTAGACGAAACACTATTCTTGTATTTATCTAACGGTATTACAACAATTAGGGGAATGTTAGGAGGTCCATCTCATTTAGAGTTAAGAGAAAAAGCTAAAAATAATGAGATTTTAAGTCCGAGAATTTACACATCTAGCCCATCTTTAAATGGTAATTCGATTAGAACAAAAGAAGAAGCTATACAAAAAGTAACTGCTTATAAAAATGCTGGATATGATTTTTTAAAAATGCACCCGGGAATTCAATTAGAAGTATTTGATGCAGCTATAAAAACAGCAAAAGAATTAGGATTGCCTTATGCAGGTCACGTTCCTGTAGATGTAGGCGTTCGTCACGCAATGGAGAGTGGGTATGCTTCTATTGATCATGTGGATGGTTTTCTAGAAGGTTTAGTACCACAATCTGCTAATGTAAACCCTAATGATAATGGGTTTTTTGGATATGGATTTACACCACTTGCAGATGTCTCTAATATTGATGAATTGGTTACTATGGCCAAAGAAAATAAAGTTTGGATTGTTTCAACACAGAGTTTATATGAGCGTTGGTTTGCTCCAGTAACTGGAGATGAGCTATTAAAAGATCCAGAGATGAAGTATATGGCAGCATCTACTTTAGCTAATTGGAAACGTAGAAAAGCAGAGTATACAGAAACAGATGATTTTAGTGTTTCCCAATGGGAAAAGTTTAATGAAATCAGAAGAGAACTAATGCGAAAACTACAAGCAGGAGGGCATGGTATGTTATTAGGTTCTGATGCCCCACAGTTGTTTAATGTACCAGGATTTTCAATTCATCACGAAATTGATGGAATGTTAAGAGCTGGATTAACACCTGCACAAATTATTGAATCAGGAACTATTAACCCTGCTATTTATTTTGGAGAAGAAAAAACCTTTGGAGAGGTAAAAGAAGGATTAGATGCAGATTTAATTTTGTTAAATGCAAATCCATTAGAAAATATGAAAGCATTAAAAGAAATATCAGGTGTGATGGTAAGAGGGAGATGGCTATCAAAAGATGAGATTGATGCAAAACTAGCAGAAATTGCTGAACGTAATATTAATAAATAA